One part of the Microbacterium saperdae genome encodes these proteins:
- a CDS encoding DUF998 domain-containing protein — MEQQYRLQGETRAVWATAICFVLGTLAGVLLLGAEPRPLTGVGGLALPIAAIAGVIAAAAFIVSTRMHRQGETAAMPRWQAVVSDVSEVALTVVFGAVTAMGVLLTAEILAVGLRGLALAAIGGGLLAGVAAAVGGRFAFGAGIGLRTADLAGLLFGYLVIGTLFAMVTAADPRWWESNFSQLGGGAGSWAFNGTLVIAGLLVATVGSYIGRDLHRALGDPALVRIAGIVTLWAATGAALAAVGLLPLHRVPIAHDVAAFATLALFAVAMVSTATAVPGPPRALVITTVGVVLLVVVAVVLCFGFALFSVTALEAIVVGLGLLWMTTLVRVLAIVAPPESRPSARTTLRRGSSPPARSGSA; from the coding sequence ATGGAGCAGCAGTACCGACTGCAGGGTGAGACCAGAGCGGTCTGGGCGACCGCGATCTGCTTCGTGCTCGGCACGCTCGCGGGCGTCCTGCTGCTGGGCGCTGAACCGCGGCCGCTGACCGGTGTCGGCGGGCTCGCGCTGCCGATCGCCGCCATCGCCGGGGTGATCGCGGCCGCCGCCTTCATCGTGAGCACGCGGATGCATCGACAGGGAGAGACGGCAGCGATGCCCCGCTGGCAGGCCGTCGTCTCGGATGTCTCGGAGGTCGCGCTGACCGTCGTGTTCGGCGCGGTCACCGCGATGGGGGTGCTGCTGACGGCGGAGATCCTCGCGGTCGGATTGCGCGGACTCGCACTCGCGGCGATCGGCGGGGGACTGCTGGCGGGGGTCGCGGCGGCCGTGGGTGGACGGTTCGCGTTCGGCGCCGGCATCGGCCTGCGTACCGCCGACCTCGCGGGACTCCTGTTCGGCTACCTCGTGATCGGCACGCTGTTCGCGATGGTCACCGCCGCCGATCCGCGGTGGTGGGAGTCGAACTTCTCGCAGCTGGGAGGTGGGGCGGGGTCGTGGGCCTTCAACGGCACGCTCGTGATCGCCGGGCTCCTCGTCGCGACCGTGGGCTCCTACATCGGGCGCGATCTGCACCGGGCGCTCGGTGATCCGGCGCTGGTCCGCATCGCCGGCATCGTGACGCTGTGGGCGGCGACCGGGGCCGCGCTCGCCGCGGTGGGTCTGCTGCCGCTGCACCGGGTGCCGATCGCGCATGACGTGGCGGCGTTCGCGACGCTCGCGCTGTTCGCGGTGGCGATGGTGAGTACCGCGACCGCGGTGCCGGGGCCGCCGCGGGCTCTCGTGATCACCACGGTGGGCGTCGTGCTGCTCGTGGTCGTCGCGGTCGTGCTGTGCTTCGGCTTCGCACTGTTCAGCGTGACCGCGCTCGAGGCGATCGTGGTCGGTCTCGGTCTGCTCTGGATGACGACGCTGGTGCGCGTGCTCGCGATCGTCGCTCCGCCGGAGTCTCGTCCTTCGGCGAGGACCACGTTGAGGCGGGGTTCGTCGCCACCGGCCCGGAGCGGGTCGGCTTAG